One Skermanella pratensis genomic window, GAGACCAGCCTGCGCGACCACCTGATCGGCCAACTCAACGTCGACATCGCCGATCCGGTGGACCGGCTGATCGGGCTGGCCCTGGTCGATATGCTCGACGCCGCCGGCTACGTGACGGGCGACCTGGACGCGCTCGCCGAGCAGTTGAACTGCGAGCTTTCCCGGATCGAGGCGGTCCTGCGTCGGGTGCAACGGTTCGACCCGCCCGGCGTCTTCGCCCGCAGCCTGAAGGAATGCCTGGAGATCCAGCTGCGCGAGCGCAACCACCTGGACCCGGCGATGCAGGCGATGCTGGACAACCTGGAATTGCTGGCCGCGCGGAACGTCTCGGCACTGCTGAAGGTCTGCGGCGTGGATGCAGAGGACCTGTCCGACATGGTGGCGGAGATCAGGACGCTCGATCCAAAGCCGGCCCTGCGCTTCGACCACCAGGTGGTGCAGACGGTCACGCCCGACATCCTGATGAGGTTGCAGCCGGGGGGCGGCTGGCTGATCGAGTTGAATACCGAGACCCTGCCGCGGGTGCTGATCAACCAGCGCTATTTCGCTCAGGTCAGCGGGGAGGTGCGCAACAAGGCCGAGAAGGAGTACATTTCCGAGCGTTTCAATTCCGCGAACTGGCTGGTGAAATCCCTGCACCAGCGCGCCAACACGATCCTGAAGGTTGCAACCGAAATCGTCCGGCAGCAGGACCTCTTCTTCGTCAAGGGCGTTCAGTATCTGCGCCCCTTGATCCTGCGCGACATCGCCGAGGCGATCGGCATGCACGAGTCGACCGTCAGCCGGGTGACGACGAACAAGTTCATGGCGACCCCGCGCGGCGTTTACGAGTTGAAGTACTTCTTCACTTCATCGATCAACGGGGCCGATGGGGAGGCAGCCCACTCGGCGGAGGCGGTGCGGTTCCGGATCAAGGCCCTCATCGACGGCGAGCCCCGGAAGGCATTCTTTCCGACGACCGGATCGTCGAGATTCTCAAATCGGATGGGATCGACATTGCGCGCCGCACGGTGGCAAAGTATCGTGAGGCCATGCGGATCCCGTCATCGGTCCAGCGCCGCCGCGAAAAGTCCATGAGACTGTGAGACTGTCCCCGGCGGATCTGCGGTAGAAGGCCGGACTCCGCCAATCCGGGAACGGTTGCAGCAATGAGGCTGTTCGTCAACTTTCGGGAGGCGTCACCTTCGTCACGGCCCAGCAGTGACGTCGCCCTGCATGATCCCATCTACGGGCCCAGAACTCCGGACAACCTACGTCATGCACCTATCCGTCAAAGGCAAACAGCTTGACGTCGGGGACGCGCTGCGAACCCACGTCGATGAGAGCCTAACCGCCATCGTAGGCAAGTATTTCGGCCGTCCGATCGAGGCCAACGTGGTCTTCTCGCGCGAGGCCCACCTGTTCAAAGCCGATATTTCGGTGCATGTCGGCCGCAATATCCTGCTGCAGAGCAATGCCGAGGCCAGCGAGCCCTATCCCGCCTTCGATACCGCCGCCGACAAGATCGCCAAGCGCCTTCGCCGCTACAAGCGCCGTCTCAAGGACCATCACAAGCACGCCGACAGCGGCGAGGCGGTTGACGGTGCCATGGCCCTGGCGCCGCTTCCCGCCAGCCAGTACATCCTGGAAGCGGAGCCCGACGAAGCCCATATCGACGGGTATGATGAAGACACCTATGACGCGGTACCCTCCTCGCCGCAGGACGGCCACGACGGGCATCCCCAACCCGTGGTCATCGCCGAGATGACCACCGCCATCGACACGCTCACGGTCAGCGAAGCCGTCATGCGCATGGACCTGGCCGAACTTCCGGCCCTGATGTTTCGTAACCGAGCCCATGGCGGCCTGAACATGATCTACCGCCGGCACGATGGAAATGTCGGCTGGATCGATCCCAAAGGCACTGAGGGAGCCGGCGCCTGACCAGGCGTCGCCGTAAAAGCATATGATTGATCTGATCACGCCCCAGAGCATCATCGCCAACCTGCGCGCCGGCAGCAAGAAGCAGGCGTTGCAGGAACTGGCGAAGAAGGCGGCGGAACTGACCGGGCAGCACGAACGCGCGATCTTCGACGTGCTGCTCGAACGGGAAAGGCTCGGCACGACGGGCGTGGGGCATGGCATCGCCATTCCGCACGGCAAGCTTGCCAACCTGGACCGTGTCCATGGCGTCTTCGCCCGGCTTGAACGGCCGGTGGACTTCGACGCCATCGACGACCAGCCCGTCGACCTGATGTTTCTGCTGCTGGCGCCGGAAGCGGCTGGCGCGGACCACCTCAAGGCCTTGGCCCGGGTGTCCCGCCTGCTGCGGGACGGAACGATGTGCGACAAGCTGCGCGGCTCCGACAGTTCGGAAGCCATCTATGCGCTGCTGACCCAGGGTGAGGCTAGTCACGCCGCCTGAACCGGTGCCCCTCCCTGCCGATACAGCCCGTAGGCCGGCCCGGTCCTGTGGACCGGGCCGGCCTACGGACAATGACCTGACGGTCGGCAACTTATCCAGTCAGCCCTGCCATTCCGGCAGTTTCCGCTCGAAATAGGCGATCGTCCGCGCCAAGCCGTCCTTCAGCGGGATCGTCGGTTCCCAGCCCAGCGTCTCCTTCGCGCGGGCGATATCCGGACGGCGTTGGGCCGGGTCGTCCTGGGGCAGGGGCTTGAAAACCATTTCGGACTTCGATCCGGTCATCTCGATCACCAGCTCCGCGAGCTGCCGGATGGTGAATTCCCCCGGATTGCCCAGGTTGATCGGTCCGATCACGTCGTCGGGTGCCGCCATCAGGCGGACGAAGCCCTCGATCAGGTCCTCCACATAGCAGAAGGACCGGGTCTGGCTGCCGTCGCCGTAGAGCGTCACCGGCTCGCCCCGCAGAGCCTGCACGATGAAGTTGGAAACCACGCGGCCGTCCTGCGGATGCATGCGCGGCCCATAGGTGTTGAAGATCCGGGCGACTCGGATGTTCAGCTGATACTGGCGGTGATAGTCGAAGAACAGCGTCTCGGCGCAGCGCTTCCCCTCGTCGTAGCAGGCGCGCGGTCCGATCGGGTTCACGTTGCCCCAGTATCCCTCGGTCTGAGGATGGATCGACGGGTCGCCATAGACTTCGCTGGTCGAGGCCTGGAAGACCTTGGCTTTCACCCTCTTGGCCAGTCCCAGTATGTTGATCGCGCCGTGCACGCTGGTCTTGACGGTCTGGACCGGGTCGAACTGGTAATGAATCGGGGATGCCGGGCACGCCAAGTTATAGATCTCGTCCACTTCCACATAAAGCGGGAAGGTGATGTCGTGGCGGATCACCTCGAAGTAGGGGTTGTCCAGCAGGTGGACGATGTTCTCGCGCGATCCGGTGAAATAGTTGTCGACGCATATCACTTCGCACCCTTCGCCGAGCAGTCGCTCGCACAGGAACGACCCGAGGAAGCCTGCGCCGCCCGTGACCAGCACCCGTTTTCGTCCGTACATTCGGCCCTACCTTTTTTGTTCCGGCGCATTTTGGTTCCGGGGCAGTATGCCCGCGACCCCGCCGACTGGCAATCAGCTGTCCCGGGTCCCGGACCGGCCCGGATCGCAGACCCGGGGGTGACAAGCGCGCCGTTTGTGCTATCACTCGCGTCGAGCCGCTCAGTTCTGGAGAAACCGTTGCCAATCCCGTCAATACCGGCGAGCGAACCGCTGGTCCTGGCCTTGCCGAAGGGGCGCATCCTGCAGGAGGTCCGGCCCATGCTGGACCGTGTCGGGATCGTGCCGGAACCGGCTTTCGACGACGAGAACAGCCGCCAGCTCCGGTTCGCCACCAGCCTTCCGCATATCAGCATCATCCGAGTCCGCTCCTTCGACGTCGCGACCTTCGTGGCCTTCGGGGCCGCCCATCTCGGCGTGGCCGGCAACGACGTGCTGATGGAGTTCGACTACCCGGAAATCTATGCCCCGCTCGACCTCGGGATCGGCAAGTGCCGGCTCAGCGTCGCGGAACCCAAGGAGATGGTGGAGGGCGACGATCCGGCGCGCTGGAGCCATATCCGCGTGGCGACCAAGTATCCCGAGATCACCCGGCGACATTTCGCCGCGCGCGGCGTCCAGGCCGAATGCATCAAACTCAACGGCGCCATGGAACTGGCGCCGACGCTGGGCCTGTGCCGCCGGATCGTCGACCTCGTATCCAGTGGCTCGACGCTGCGCGCCAACGGCCTTGTGGAGATCGAGCGGATCGCCGACATAACATCGCGCCTGGTGGTCAACCGGGCCGCCTACAAGACCCGGCCGGAGGAGATCGGCGGCTGGATCGACCGTTTCAGGGATGCCGTGGATGCCGCTTGACTTGAACAGCCGCGACCCCGGGTTCGAGGCCGCCTTCGCCGCCCTGCTGGGCGCCAAGCGGGAGACCCAGGAGGACGTCCAGAACGCCGTCGCCGCGATCCTGGCCGACGTGCGCGGGCGCGGCGACGCCGCGGTGCTGGAATATACCGCCCGGTTCGACCGGGTCACCCTGACCGCCGGCACCCTGCGCGTCACTTCCGCGGAGATCGACGACGCGGTCGCCTCGATCGACCCCGGCCTGCTCGACAGCCTCAAGCTCGCCGCCGCCAGGATCGAGGATTTCCATCGGCGCCAGAAGCCCGAAGCCCTGTCCTACACGGACGAGACCGGTGTCCGCCTCGGTGCCCGCTGGACCGCGGTCGGCGCCGTCGGCCTCTACGTGCCCGGCGGCACCGCGGCCTATCCCAGCTCGGTCCTGATGAACGCCCTGCCGGCCAAGGTCGCGGGCGTGGAGCGGGTCACCATGGTCGTGCCGACCCCGGACGGGAAGCTCAACCCGCTGGTGCTCGCCGCCGCCCGGCTCGCCGGCGTGGACGAGATCTACCGGATCGGCGGCGCCCAGGCGGTCGGCGCCCTGGCCTACGGGACGGAGACCATCCGCCCGGTGGACAAGATCGTGGGACCGGGCAACGCCTATGTCGCGGCGGCGAAGCGGCAGGTCTTCGGCACCGTCGGGATCGACATGATCGCCGGCCCGTCCGAGATCCTGGTCGTGGCCGACGGCGCCAACGATCCCGCCTGGATCGCCGCCGACCTGCTGTCCCAGGCGGAGCACGACACCAGCGCCCAGGCGATCCTGATCACCGACGATGCCGAATTCGCCGAAGCCGTGAAGCGGGCGGTGGACGGCCACCTGAAGACGCTCCCGCGCGCCGCCATCGCGGGCGAGAGCTGGCGCGGGCACGGCGCGGTCATCGTGGTCTCGAACCTGGACGAGGCGGTGCCGCTGGTCGACCGTCTGGCGCCAGAGCACCTGGAACTGGCCGTGGACGACCCGGACGCGCTGGCCGCCCGCATCCGCAATGCCGGCGCCATCTTCCTCGGCCGGCACACGCCGGAAGCCATCGGGGACTATGTCGCGGGGCCGAACCATGTGCTGCCGACGGCGCGGAGCGCCCGGTTCTCCTCCGGCCTGAACCTGCTCGACTTCATGAAGCGCACGACCCTGGTCGGGTGCGATCCGGGCAGTCTCGGCGCCATCGGGCCCGCCGCCGTGGCGCTGGCCAATGCCGAGGGGCTCGGCGCCCATGCGCTTTCCGTGTCGATCCGACTGAATGGAGCCCCCAGGTGACAGAGTCCAACCACCGCATCGTCCATGTC contains:
- the ptsN gene encoding PTS IIA-like nitrogen regulatory protein PtsN gives rise to the protein MIDLITPQSIIANLRAGSKKQALQELAKKAAELTGQHERAIFDVLLERERLGTTGVGHGIAIPHGKLANLDRVHGVFARLERPVDFDAIDDQPVDLMFLLLAPEAAGADHLKALARVSRLLRDGTMCDKLRGSDSSEAIYALLTQGEASHAA
- the hisG gene encoding ATP phosphoribosyltransferase — protein: MPIPSIPASEPLVLALPKGRILQEVRPMLDRVGIVPEPAFDDENSRQLRFATSLPHISIIRVRSFDVATFVAFGAAHLGVAGNDVLMEFDYPEIYAPLDLGIGKCRLSVAEPKEMVEGDDPARWSHIRVATKYPEITRRHFAARGVQAECIKLNGAMELAPTLGLCRRIVDLVSSGSTLRANGLVEIERIADITSRLVVNRAAYKTRPEEIGGWIDRFRDAVDAA
- a CDS encoding UDP-glucuronic acid decarboxylase family protein; translation: MYGRKRVLVTGGAGFLGSFLCERLLGEGCEVICVDNYFTGSRENIVHLLDNPYFEVIRHDITFPLYVEVDEIYNLACPASPIHYQFDPVQTVKTSVHGAINILGLAKRVKAKVFQASTSEVYGDPSIHPQTEGYWGNVNPIGPRACYDEGKRCAETLFFDYHRQYQLNIRVARIFNTYGPRMHPQDGRVVSNFIVQALRGEPVTLYGDGSQTRSFCYVEDLIEGFVRLMAAPDDVIGPINLGNPGEFTIRQLAELVIEMTGSKSEMVFKPLPQDDPAQRRPDIARAKETLGWEPTIPLKDGLARTIAYFERKLPEWQG
- the hpf gene encoding ribosome hibernation-promoting factor, HPF/YfiA family; its protein translation is MHLSVKGKQLDVGDALRTHVDESLTAIVGKYFGRPIEANVVFSREAHLFKADISVHVGRNILLQSNAEASEPYPAFDTAADKIAKRLRRYKRRLKDHHKHADSGEAVDGAMALAPLPASQYILEAEPDEAHIDGYDEDTYDAVPSSPQDGHDGHPQPVVIAEMTTAIDTLTVSEAVMRMDLAELPALMFRNRAHGGLNMIYRRHDGNVGWIDPKGTEGAGA
- the hisD gene encoding histidinol dehydrogenase; the encoded protein is MPLDLNSRDPGFEAAFAALLGAKRETQEDVQNAVAAILADVRGRGDAAVLEYTARFDRVTLTAGTLRVTSAEIDDAVASIDPGLLDSLKLAAARIEDFHRRQKPEALSYTDETGVRLGARWTAVGAVGLYVPGGTAAYPSSVLMNALPAKVAGVERVTMVVPTPDGKLNPLVLAAARLAGVDEIYRIGGAQAVGALAYGTETIRPVDKIVGPGNAYVAAAKRQVFGTVGIDMIAGPSEILVVADGANDPAWIAADLLSQAEHDTSAQAILITDDAEFAEAVKRAVDGHLKTLPRAAIAGESWRGHGAVIVVSNLDEAVPLVDRLAPEHLELAVDDPDALAARIRNAGAIFLGRHTPEAIGDYVAGPNHVLPTARSARFSSGLNLLDFMKRTTLVGCDPGSLGAIGPAAVALANAEGLGAHALSVSIRLNGAPR